In one Candidatus Caccoplasma merdavium genomic region, the following are encoded:
- a CDS encoding chloride channel protein, with the protein MKQDLFLKILVWREKHIKEKDFVLILSFFIGLFGAIAALILKEAIHLIQNLLTDHFSIDGANYLYLLYPIIGIGLSWLYVRYVVKDDISHGVTRVLYAISQRKSRLKPHNMYSSVVASSITIGFGGSVGAEAPIVYTGAAIGSNLGKLFRLDPRTLMLLVGCGAAAGIAGIFKAPFAGLLFTIEVLMIDLTATSITPLIVASATAATITYVVSGGDAQFAIDHSQAFAYDRIPYVILLGVCCGFVSLYFTRMIYFLEGVFKKLKRPIGKFLLGSLILSITIFFLPPLYGEGYDSILKLLNGQAEAVTDGSLFYAWKDNFGVLALFLTLIVLFKVFATAATNGGGGVGGTFAPSLYVGCIFGFLFAFVLNHFNPFAITLSTTNFALMGMAGVMSGVMHAPLMALFLTAELTGSYDLFLPLMITSAVAFWTIRLFESHSIYTLRLAQKGELITHHKDKAVLTLLKIDSVIENDFLPVRPEMTLGDMVKVISASHRNIFPVLDKDGILLGIVLLDDIRNIMFRTELYERFKVSTFMTVPPGKIEIGMPMEKVMKIFDETNAWNLPVVDEQGKYVGFVSKSKIFNSYRRVLVHFSQD; encoded by the coding sequence ATGAAACAAGACTTGTTTCTGAAAATTCTCGTATGGCGGGAAAAGCATATCAAGGAGAAAGATTTCGTCTTGATACTGAGCTTTTTTATCGGTCTGTTCGGAGCCATTGCCGCCCTCATACTGAAAGAGGCGATACACTTGATACAGAACCTCCTCACCGACCATTTTTCTATCGACGGAGCCAACTACCTCTACCTGCTCTATCCTATTATCGGCATCGGTCTATCATGGCTTTATGTGCGTTATGTTGTCAAAGACGACATCAGCCACGGTGTCACAAGGGTACTTTATGCCATTTCACAACGCAAAAGCCGATTGAAACCCCATAACATGTATAGCTCGGTGGTGGCCAGTTCCATCACGATAGGTTTTGGTGGATCTGTTGGAGCCGAAGCTCCTATCGTCTACACGGGAGCCGCCATCGGGTCGAACTTGGGAAAACTGTTCCGCCTCGACCCCCGGACACTCATGTTGCTGGTGGGGTGCGGTGCGGCAGCCGGTATAGCAGGCATTTTCAAAGCGCCGTTTGCCGGATTGCTGTTCACCATCGAAGTATTGATGATCGACCTCACGGCGACCTCCATTACGCCGCTCATCGTTGCCTCGGCAACCGCTGCTACCATTACCTATGTCGTCTCGGGGGGAGATGCGCAATTTGCGATTGACCACTCCCAGGCATTTGCCTATGACCGCATACCCTATGTCATCTTGCTGGGCGTATGCTGTGGATTTGTATCGCTCTACTTCACCCGCATGATATACTTCCTCGAAGGGGTTTTCAAGAAATTGAAACGTCCGATAGGGAAGTTTTTATTGGGTTCTCTTATTCTGAGTATAACCATCTTTTTCCTTCCTCCCCTTTATGGCGAAGGCTATGATTCGATATTGAAGTTGTTGAATGGACAAGCCGAAGCTGTTACCGACGGGAGCCTTTTCTATGCATGGAAAGATAATTTCGGAGTATTGGCCCTCTTCCTTACCCTAATCGTACTCTTCAAAGTCTTTGCTACGGCAGCAACCAACGGAGGCGGAGGCGTGGGCGGAACATTCGCCCCGAGCCTTTATGTGGGGTGTATCTTCGGATTCCTGTTCGCTTTTGTCTTAAATCATTTCAACCCGTTTGCCATAACTCTGTCGACGACCAATTTTGCGCTCATGGGTATGGCCGGAGTCATGTCGGGCGTCATGCATGCGCCGTTGATGGCCCTCTTCCTTACAGCCGAACTGACAGGAAGCTACGACCTGTTCCTGCCACTGATGATTACCTCGGCTGTCGCCTTTTGGACCATCAGGCTGTTTGAATCGCATAGCATCTACACCTTGCGTCTGGCTCAAAAAGGAGAACTGATTACCCACCACAAAGACAAAGCCGTGCTCACCTTGCTCAAAATAGACAGCGTTATCGAGAACGACTTTCTGCCCGTGCGCCCCGAAATGACTCTGGGCGATATGGTGAAAGTAATTTCAGCCTCACACCGCAACATATTTCCGGTTCTCGACAAAGACGGCATCTTGCTTGGTATCGTACTACTCGATGACATTCGCAACATCATGTTCCGCACCGAACTTTACGAACGATTCAAAGTGAGCACGTTCATGACCGTTCCTCCCGGAAAAATCGAGATAGGCATGCCGATGGAAAAAGTCATGAAAATCTTCGACGAAACCAATGCCTGGAATCTGCCTGTCGTCGATGAACAGGGCAAATATGTAGGATTTGTCTCAAAATCGAAGATATTCAACTCCTATCGCCGCGTACTGGTACATTTCTCACAAGACTAA
- a CDS encoding methionyl-tRNA formyltransferase, with protein MDKKDLRIVYMGTPDFAVESLKRLVENGYHVVGVITMPDKPAGRGHKIQFSPVKQYALSQGLPLLQPEKLKDENFLTALRAWNADLQIVVAFRMLPEVVWDMPRLGTFNLHASLLPQYRGAAPINWAIINGDTETGATTFFLSHEIDTGRIIMQRSLPIAPNDNAGTIHDKLMTMGAEMVTDTVDAILDGNISCIEQESLMTEIPLRPAPKIFKEDCRIDWSRSAREIHNFVRGLSPYPAAWCEWKEGANTYSPIKIFETEIKESLHDNRPAGTITTDGKSYIEIKCGQDALRIVSLQLPGKKRLPVAELLRGFPLNSSYCCI; from the coding sequence ATGGATAAGAAAGACTTGCGTATCGTATATATGGGCACTCCCGACTTTGCCGTCGAAAGTCTCAAACGGCTGGTCGAAAACGGCTATCACGTTGTCGGGGTCATTACCATGCCCGACAAGCCTGCCGGCAGAGGTCACAAGATACAATTCTCACCTGTCAAGCAATATGCCCTGTCACAAGGATTACCCCTCTTGCAACCCGAAAAGCTGAAAGACGAGAATTTCCTGACCGCTCTGCGGGCTTGGAACGCCGACTTGCAAATCGTCGTGGCCTTCCGCATGCTGCCCGAAGTCGTGTGGGACATGCCCCGTCTCGGCACCTTCAACCTGCACGCCTCTCTCCTGCCGCAATACCGGGGCGCCGCACCCATCAACTGGGCCATCATAAACGGTGACACGGAAACCGGTGCGACAACATTTTTCCTCTCCCATGAAATCGATACCGGTCGCATCATCATGCAACGCTCCTTGCCCATTGCTCCCAACGACAACGCCGGCACCATACACGACAAATTGATGACCATGGGAGCCGAAATGGTGACCGACACTGTCGATGCCATTCTCGACGGTAATATCTCCTGCATCGAACAAGAGAGCCTCATGACCGAAATTCCGCTGCGTCCGGCCCCCAAAATCTTTAAGGAAGATTGCCGTATCGACTGGTCTCGCTCCGCACGAGAAATTCACAATTTCGTGCGAGGACTCTCGCCATATCCGGCTGCCTGGTGCGAATGGAAAGAGGGTGCCAATACATATTCTCCCATCAAGATTTTTGAGACAGAAATAAAAGAGTCCCTCCACGATAACCGGCCGGCCGGGACTATCACCACCGATGGGAAATCTTACATCGAAATCAAATGCGGACAAGATGCCCTGCGTATCGTGTCGCTACAACTGCCCGGGAAAAAGAGACTCCCCGTTGCTGAACTACTTCGGGGGTTCCCCTTGAACAGCTCATATTGTTGTATATAA
- a CDS encoding acyltransferase yields the protein MLKDVIKKNRKLLYIVAFVYNVLHRNNSWKYIGSNKIYKKGVFLNKVKFNIRGSNNKIIIGNKARLHNCEIVILGNNCILEIGGGATIVSNTQFWLQDDTSSIIIGEDFTIESGHIASTEGQNITIGSDCMFSNDIEIRNGDSHSIIDKDTNKRVNYAQSVIIGNHVWLTAHTRVLKGSQIPHSCIIANSCVVSGKLENSNALYGGIPAKLLKENIDWNRYKLP from the coding sequence ATGTTAAAAGATGTAATTAAGAAGAATCGAAAGTTATTGTATATTGTAGCGTTTGTATATAATGTCTTACATCGCAATAATAGTTGGAAATACATAGGCTCAAATAAAATATATAAAAAAGGAGTATTCCTCAATAAGGTGAAATTTAATATTAGAGGTTCTAATAATAAGATTATTATAGGGAATAAAGCTCGATTGCATAATTGTGAGATAGTCATATTGGGAAATAATTGTATCTTAGAAATAGGCGGTGGTGCTACCATCGTGTCGAATACTCAATTTTGGTTGCAAGATGATACCAGTTCCATTATTATTGGAGAAGATTTTACTATTGAAAGTGGCCATATTGCCTCGACAGAAGGCCAAAATATCACGATAGGAAGCGATTGTATGTTTTCTAATGATATAGAAATAAGAAATGGCGACAGTCATTCGATTATAGATAAAGATACTAACAAACGCGTAAATTACGCTCAATCCGTTATTATTGGGAATCATGTATGGCTTACTGCTCATACAAGAGTATTGAAAGGTTCTCAAATTCCTCATTCTTGTATTATTGCCAATAGTTGTGTCGTATCGGGAAAATTGGAAAACAGTAATGCCCTATATGGAGGAATTCCGGCAAAATTGTTGAAAGAAAACATTGATTGGAATAGATACAAATTGCCATGA
- a CDS encoding UDP-glucose/GDP-mannose dehydrogenase family protein, protein MKIAIVGTGYVGLVSGTCFAEMGVDVTCVDVDKAKIEGLQQGQVPIYEPGLDEMVLRNTREGRLHFTTDLKECLDDVEIVFSAVGTPPDEDGSADLQYVLAVARTFGQNIKKYTILVTKSTVPVGTAKKVKAVIEEELVQRGEKIPFDVASNPEFLKEGAAIKDFMSPDRVVVGVESEQAQEKMSRLYRPFLLNNFRVIFTDIPSAEMIKYAANSMLATRISFMNDIANLCELVGADVNMVRKGIGSDSRIGSKFLYPGCGYGGSCFPKDVKALIKTAEKAGYPMRVLQAVEEVNEAQKTILYKKLSAYYDGALQGKKIALWGLSFKPETDDMREATSLVTIKLLQAAGCEVKVYDPVAMDECRRRIGGSVEYATDMYDAVLEADALLMLTEWKQFRLPSWGVIKKTMRTPLIIDGRNIYDAEELRKMGFTYLCIGR, encoded by the coding sequence ATGAAGATAGCGATAGTAGGGACCGGTTATGTAGGATTGGTCTCGGGCACATGTTTTGCCGAAATGGGCGTAGACGTAACCTGCGTAGATGTAGATAAAGCAAAAATCGAAGGGTTGCAACAGGGTCAGGTACCCATATATGAGCCGGGGCTTGATGAAATGGTGCTTCGGAACACTCGGGAAGGCCGACTGCATTTCACGACCGATTTGAAGGAATGTCTCGATGATGTGGAGATTGTGTTTTCGGCCGTAGGCACGCCGCCCGATGAAGACGGAAGCGCCGACCTGCAATATGTCTTGGCCGTAGCCCGGACATTTGGCCAGAACATCAAAAAATACACCATACTGGTAACCAAGAGCACGGTTCCGGTCGGAACGGCCAAGAAAGTAAAGGCGGTCATAGAAGAAGAGTTGGTCCAGCGGGGCGAGAAAATCCCGTTCGATGTGGCCTCGAATCCGGAGTTTCTGAAAGAAGGGGCGGCCATCAAGGATTTCATGTCGCCCGACCGTGTCGTAGTGGGTGTCGAGAGCGAACAGGCACAAGAGAAGATGAGCCGGCTTTACCGTCCGTTCCTGTTGAATAATTTCCGCGTCATCTTTACCGACATACCCTCGGCCGAGATGATCAAGTATGCGGCCAATTCGATGTTGGCCACGCGCATCTCGTTTATGAACGACATTGCCAACCTCTGCGAACTGGTGGGAGCCGATGTCAACATGGTGCGCAAAGGCATAGGCAGCGACAGCCGCATCGGATCGAAATTTCTCTATCCGGGTTGCGGATATGGGGGCAGTTGTTTTCCCAAGGACGTAAAAGCGCTGATAAAGACGGCCGAGAAAGCCGGTTACCCCATGCGTGTATTACAAGCCGTAGAAGAGGTGAATGAAGCACAAAAGACAATATTGTATAAGAAATTGAGTGCTTACTATGACGGAGCCTTGCAAGGGAAGAAAATCGCCTTGTGGGGATTGTCGTTCAAGCCCGAGACCGATGACATGCGTGAGGCGACGTCGTTGGTGACCATAAAACTGTTGCAGGCAGCCGGGTGTGAGGTGAAAGTCTATGACCCGGTAGCGATGGACGAGTGTCGTCGGCGGATAGGCGGGAGTGTGGAATATGCGACCGACATGTACGATGCCGTACTCGAAGCCGATGCACTTTTGATGCTGACGGAGTGGAAGCAGTTCAGGTTGCCGAGCTGGGGCGTAATCAAGAAGACGATGCGGACGCCGTTGATTATCGACGGGCGCAACATCTACGATGCCGAAGAGTTGCGTAAAATGGGATTCACCTATCTTTGTATCGGACGATAA
- a CDS encoding undecaprenyl-phosphate glucose phosphotransferase — MVRKGYGHLISKIITLGDFVCLNVAFLFLLMLFPEMLPDGDSRKLVCLLLNLSYLPIAFFFRYVHNMRIVYVDRLLLIASESVFFGFLLFLACMACVKVDVDSMGLLLLFLFFFCFLNLWWLLSNRLLRYIRRRGYNFKRVIIVGAGSSGMSLYKELQSDAGYGFRFMGFFDDDTAPKCEKEQLRGTIDDVAAFCIEKHIDEIYCALPNTQNAEIVDLLYFSEQNGIRFFILPEISQYIPRRLHYQIMGNTPLLSICREPLQRWTGRFVKRAFDFLFSLFMILLAPIWYLPIALLVRFSSPGPVLFKQKRTGYMGREFSCLKFRTMRLNAEADKLQATANDPRITRIGHFLRKTSLDELPQVFNIFKGEMSFVGPRPHMLKHTREYSAIIDKYMVRHFAKPGLTGWAQINGYRGETRELWQMEKRVEYDIWYIENWNILLDLKIIFLTFVLLFKGDDNAV, encoded by the coding sequence ATGGTAAGGAAAGGTTATGGACATTTGATCAGTAAAATAATAACCTTAGGCGACTTTGTGTGTCTCAATGTCGCCTTTTTATTTTTACTGATGCTCTTTCCCGAGATGTTGCCCGATGGCGATTCGCGGAAGCTCGTGTGTCTGTTGCTGAATCTTTCATATTTGCCCATCGCCTTCTTTTTCAGGTATGTGCATAACATGCGCATCGTGTATGTCGACCGTTTGTTGCTGATTGCGTCGGAGTCGGTGTTTTTCGGCTTCCTGCTCTTTTTGGCCTGCATGGCGTGCGTCAAGGTCGATGTTGACTCGATGGGATTGCTGTTGTTGTTCCTCTTCTTCTTTTGTTTCTTAAACCTGTGGTGGTTATTGTCGAATCGTCTCCTGCGATACATTCGACGTCGTGGATACAATTTCAAGCGGGTCATTATTGTCGGCGCCGGTTCGTCGGGAATGTCACTCTATAAAGAGTTGCAATCCGATGCCGGATATGGGTTCCGGTTTATGGGCTTTTTTGATGATGATACCGCCCCGAAGTGTGAGAAGGAGCAGCTGCGGGGAACAATCGATGACGTGGCGGCATTTTGCATCGAAAAACATATCGACGAAATTTATTGCGCATTACCCAATACTCAAAATGCCGAAATCGTCGATTTGCTTTATTTCTCAGAGCAGAACGGCATACGTTTCTTTATTTTACCCGAAATATCCCAATACATACCTCGGCGCCTGCATTATCAAATCATGGGGAATACCCCGTTGCTGTCGATATGCCGTGAGCCGTTGCAACGATGGACGGGACGTTTCGTGAAAAGGGCGTTCGACTTCTTGTTTTCGCTTTTTATGATCCTATTGGCGCCGATATGGTATCTGCCCATTGCTCTTTTGGTGCGGTTCTCTTCTCCCGGTCCGGTACTTTTCAAACAGAAACGAACCGGATATATGGGGCGCGAATTTAGTTGCTTGAAATTTAGAACCATGCGGCTGAATGCAGAGGCCGATAAGTTGCAGGCGACGGCCAATGACCCGCGTATTACACGCATTGGCCATTTCCTGAGGAAAACCAGCCTCGATGAGCTGCCTCAGGTGTTTAATATCTTTAAGGGCGAGATGTCTTTTGTGGGGCCTCGCCCGCACATGTTGAAACATACCCGGGAATATTCGGCCATTATCGACAAGTACATGGTTCGTCATTTTGCAAAGCCGGGGCTTACCGGTTGGGCCCAAATCAATGGGTATAGAGGTGAAACCCGTGAGTTGTGGCAAATGGAAAAACGGGTCGAATATGATATTTGGTATATCGAAAATTGGAACATCTTATTGGATTTGAAGATAATATTTCTCACCTTTGTCTTATTATTCAAGGGCGACGATAATGCCGTATAG
- a CDS encoding DUF349 domain-containing protein: MEPQNILSPEGKAEEKNTINVAGNGEPVAKTDELPVPEAVESVAETSVADTQVQNPCTREQIVERIKELLAIPVEEVKDEIDALKQQYYKLRKNEIEEAHRAYDEMPEENKGEFQIPFDSLEETLKTLLNSFKEKKAVYIEQQEKERQDNLARKQAILDEIKSYTEDPDNIGKYYNDFKERQQEFKEIVNVPASAVSDLWKTFQTYSENFYDLLKIHKELRDYDFKKNLEQKTALCEQAEALAANDDVLDAFKTLQNLHEEWRGIGPVSKEMREEIWNRFKEASTVINKRHQQYFETIKANELANEEAKTALCEEIEAIDLDSLQSFSAWDEKTKSVLDMQERWKAVGFASRKVNTQLFERFRKSCDLFFSRKAEYYKTVKDAMSLNLEKKRSLCEQAEALKESTDWRATSEKLTQLQKEWRTIGAVPRKYSDAIWKRFTEACDYFFDRRKQEFASKKNEEQDNLQAKQAIIEKLNAIDETLDKNAGLTQVRALMSEWAAIGHVPFKEKDKLRKQYQTALDVHFKRWNMKEARNRLDAFSNTVEELASSEQAQNKLYRERERLMRAYESMKNSLQTYQNNMGFLNVSSKSGNKMVEELERKIDKLKDDMQLLVQKIELIDEKLR, from the coding sequence ATGGAGCCTCAAAATATTCTTTCTCCCGAAGGTAAAGCCGAGGAGAAAAATACGATTAATGTCGCCGGGAATGGCGAACCTGTTGCTAAAACGGACGAACTTCCTGTTCCCGAAGCTGTGGAATCGGTTGCCGAAACATCGGTTGCTGATACACAGGTACAAAACCCTTGTACGCGTGAGCAAATTGTTGAGCGCATCAAGGAACTGTTGGCGATACCTGTCGAAGAAGTGAAAGACGAAATCGATGCTTTGAAGCAACAGTATTACAAATTGCGGAAAAACGAAATCGAAGAGGCTCATCGGGCGTATGATGAAATGCCGGAAGAAAACAAAGGCGAATTCCAAATTCCTTTCGATTCTCTCGAAGAGACTTTAAAAACGCTTCTCAACAGCTTCAAGGAAAAGAAAGCCGTCTATATCGAGCAGCAAGAAAAAGAACGTCAGGACAATTTGGCTCGCAAACAAGCTATTCTCGATGAGATAAAGAGCTATACCGAGGATCCCGATAACATCGGCAAATATTACAATGACTTCAAGGAACGCCAGCAAGAATTCAAGGAAATCGTAAATGTGCCGGCATCGGCGGTCAGCGACCTTTGGAAAACGTTCCAGACATACAGTGAGAATTTTTATGACTTGCTGAAAATACACAAGGAGTTGCGTGATTATGATTTCAAAAAGAATTTGGAACAGAAGACCGCCCTTTGTGAACAGGCCGAGGCGCTTGCTGCCAATGATGATGTACTGGACGCTTTCAAGACCTTGCAAAACTTGCATGAGGAGTGGCGAGGCATAGGTCCGGTATCGAAAGAGATGCGCGAAGAGATATGGAATCGTTTCAAAGAGGCTTCGACCGTCATCAACAAACGTCACCAGCAATATTTCGAAACGATAAAAGCAAACGAGTTGGCCAACGAAGAGGCCAAAACCGCATTGTGTGAAGAGATAGAGGCTATCGACCTCGATTCGTTGCAATCCTTCTCGGCATGGGACGAAAAGACCAAGAGCGTGTTGGATATGCAAGAACGTTGGAAAGCGGTGGGCTTTGCCTCTCGCAAGGTAAACACGCAGTTGTTTGAGCGTTTCAGAAAATCGTGTGACCTCTTTTTCTCGCGCAAGGCCGAATACTACAAGACCGTAAAAGACGCCATGTCGCTCAATCTCGAAAAGAAACGCTCTCTCTGTGAGCAGGCCGAGGCTTTAAAAGAGAGTACCGATTGGCGAGCTACATCGGAAAAATTGACCCAACTCCAAAAAGAGTGGCGCACCATAGGCGCTGTACCTCGCAAATATTCCGATGCCATTTGGAAACGCTTCACCGAGGCATGCGATTACTTTTTCGACCGCAGGAAACAAGAATTTGCTTCGAAGAAAAACGAAGAACAAGATAATTTGCAAGCCAAGCAGGCAATCATAGAGAAGCTCAACGCCATCGATGAGACTCTCGATAAGAATGCCGGATTGACACAAGTCAGAGCCTTGATGTCGGAGTGGGCTGCCATCGGTCATGTCCCGTTCAAGGAAAAAGACAAGTTGCGCAAGCAATACCAAACGGCACTTGATGTCCACTTCAAGCGTTGGAATATGAAGGAGGCTCGTAACCGCTTAGATGCATTCAGCAATACGGTCGAGGAGTTGGCCTCTTCCGAGCAGGCCCAAAACAAACTCTATCGCGAGCGTGAGCGCCTGATGCGGGCCTATGAGAGCATGAAAAACAGCTTGCAGACCTACCAAAATAACATGGGATTTCTCAATGTCTCTTCCAAATCGGGGAATAAGATGGTCGAGGAGTTGGAACGTAAAATCGACAAATTGAAAGATGACATGCAGTTGCTCGTCCAAAAAATCGAATTGATTGACGAAAAATTGCGATAA
- the cas6 gene encoding CRISPR-associated endoribonuclease Cas6: MRFKLVLSVQAELAGNVLPVSYQYELSSCVHRILTEDSGAYEQWLGINGFLPEMNTRYKLMSVSNLYIPKIKVEEDRLYVLAKKVQLWISTLPERGSEEFIRNAFEGREVLVGDRKSQVAFKIEEIHKSEPVEYTETMTYLSLSPIVVSCMRSNRSFEYIGPESPDYEEMLLRTILEKYNYFYGKEFPYETNFKFELIAPPKRKGIFIKRFTREESKVIGYMCKFRLTLHPILQQLIHNTGLGDKISLGFGCIELYE; the protein is encoded by the coding sequence ATGCGATTTAAGTTAGTGCTATCTGTACAGGCCGAACTGGCGGGGAATGTACTGCCGGTAAGTTATCAGTATGAATTGTCGTCGTGTGTGCATCGAATTTTGACCGAAGATAGTGGAGCGTATGAGCAGTGGCTGGGCATCAATGGCTTTTTGCCGGAGATGAATACCCGATATAAATTGATGTCGGTGTCGAACCTATATATACCGAAAATCAAAGTCGAGGAAGACCGATTGTATGTTTTGGCCAAAAAAGTACAATTATGGATTTCGACCCTACCCGAGAGGGGCAGTGAAGAATTCATTCGAAATGCCTTCGAGGGGCGGGAGGTATTGGTCGGTGACCGAAAATCCCAAGTGGCATTCAAGATAGAAGAGATACACAAAAGCGAGCCGGTGGAATATACCGAGACGATGACCTACCTGTCGTTGTCGCCCATTGTGGTCTCTTGTATGAGATCCAATCGCAGTTTTGAATATATAGGGCCCGAATCGCCCGATTATGAAGAAATGTTGTTGCGTACGATTCTCGAAAAATACAACTATTTCTATGGGAAAGAATTTCCCTATGAGACCAATTTCAAGTTTGAACTGATTGCGCCCCCCAAACGAAAGGGAATATTCATCAAACGGTTTACGCGAGAAGAATCGAAAGTGATAGGTTATATGTGTAAATTCAGACTCACATTACACCCCATCTTGCAACAACTTATACATAACACGGGATTGGGCGACAAGATAAGCCTGGGATTTGGTTGCATTGAATTATATGAATAA
- a CDS encoding insulinase family protein, whose product MVALNLLYDVGSRDESPDRTGFAHLFEHLMFGGSLHVSDFDAELQQAGGENNAWTSNDITNYYTIVPRQNVETAFWLESDRMLGLDFSQRSLDIQKAVVIEEFKQRTLNQPYGDIPALIREMAYLRHPYRWPVIGRDITHIEGATLDEVKSFYYSHYAPNNAILAVAGNISYEETLRLAEKWFAPIEKRTIPSRHILPEPQQQAPRQKEVERDVPMDAIVKAFHMEGRGGEHYQTCDLISDILSNGRSSRLFRHLVMEKPLFTAIDASITGDIETGLFLINGRLNRGVSMQQADEAIEEELEKLCSEPVPEPEIRKMVHKFETNYLFSNLSYVDKAANLAYFELLDQAEAIDHEIEKYYRITPEALQTTAQAIFRANNMSTLYYKAQNSC is encoded by the coding sequence ATGGTCGCCTTGAATCTATTGTACGATGTGGGGTCGAGAGATGAGTCGCCTGACCGTACGGGATTTGCCCATTTGTTTGAGCACCTCATGTTCGGAGGGTCGCTTCATGTGTCGGATTTCGATGCCGAATTGCAGCAGGCAGGAGGCGAGAACAACGCATGGACGAGCAATGATATTACAAATTACTATACCATAGTCCCTCGGCAGAATGTGGAGACCGCCTTTTGGTTGGAATCGGACCGTATGTTGGGATTGGACTTTTCGCAGCGTAGCCTCGACATCCAGAAAGCAGTTGTCATTGAGGAATTCAAACAGCGGACATTGAATCAGCCTTATGGTGATATTCCGGCTTTGATACGCGAAATGGCATATCTTCGTCACCCATATCGCTGGCCGGTAATAGGTCGTGACATAACTCATATCGAAGGGGCTACTCTCGATGAGGTAAAATCGTTTTATTATAGCCACTATGCACCGAACAATGCGATATTGGCTGTCGCCGGAAATATTTCGTATGAAGAGACTTTGAGACTGGCCGAAAAATGGTTTGCCCCTATTGAGAAGAGGACGATACCGTCTCGACATATTTTGCCCGAACCTCAACAGCAGGCCCCTCGCCAAAAGGAGGTAGAGCGAGATGTCCCGATGGACGCTATCGTGAAAGCCTTCCACATGGAAGGTAGGGGCGGAGAACATTACCAAACGTGTGATCTGATTTCAGATATACTTTCGAATGGCCGTTCATCACGTCTTTTCCGACACTTGGTCATGGAAAAGCCCCTTTTTACGGCCATAGATGCCAGTATCACCGGAGATATAGAAACCGGCCTCTTCTTGATAAACGGACGATTGAATCGGGGCGTATCGATGCAACAAGCCGATGAAGCCATAGAAGAGGAACTCGAAAAGTTGTGCAGTGAACCCGTTCCAGAACCGGAAATCCGCAAGATGGTTCATAAATTTGAGACAAACTATCTTTTCTCAAATTTGAGTTATGTCGACAAGGCAGCCAATTTGGCTTATTTCGAGTTGCTCGACCAAGCTGAAGCCATCGACCATGAAATAGAAAAATATTATCGCATTACGCCGGAAGCGTTACAAACGACGGCCCAAGCGATATTTAGAGCGAATAATATGTCGACGTTGTATTACAAAGCCCAAAACAGCTGTTGA
- a CDS encoding peptidylprolyl isomerase — translation MSSCTMRDKSHTYVSIKTDMGEIVVKLYNDTPQHRDNFVKLVNSGYYDGLLFHRVIKDFMIQGGDPDSRQAKPRQALGSGGPGYTIPAEFVSAHFHKKGALAAARQGDHVNPEKKSSGSQFYIVTGAVFSEGQLASMEQQLTRRKEESVFQSLVAAHREEIMQYRRSKNQPALVELQEKLLAELKDIMRNEGGFHFSQEQKTAYTTVGGAPHLDGDYTVFGEVVEGLDVLDLIEAVPTQDGDRPEHDIKMSMKVLD, via the coding sequence ATGTCATCGTGTACCATGCGTGATAAAAGTCATACCTATGTGTCGATAAAGACCGATATGGGAGAAATCGTTGTGAAATTATATAACGATACGCCTCAACATAGGGATAACTTTGTGAAGTTGGTGAATAGTGGATATTATGACGGTCTGTTGTTTCACAGAGTAATAAAAGACTTTATGATACAAGGTGGAGACCCCGATTCCCGACAGGCAAAACCTCGACAGGCGTTGGGCTCTGGCGGGCCGGGCTACACGATTCCGGCAGAGTTCGTCTCTGCTCATTTCCATAAAAAAGGAGCTTTGGCCGCAGCCCGGCAAGGCGACCATGTAAATCCCGAAAAAAAATCGTCAGGTTCGCAATTTTATATTGTCACGGGTGCAGTTTTCTCCGAAGGTCAACTTGCATCGATGGAGCAGCAACTGACTCGACGGAAGGAAGAATCGGTATTCCAGTCGCTGGTCGCTGCACATCGGGAAGAGATTATGCAGTATCGCCGTTCGAAAAATCAGCCGGCACTGGTTGAACTTCAAGAAAAGCTTCTGGCCGAGTTGAAAGACATTATGCGGAACGAGGGTGGCTTCCATTTCTCCCAGGAGCAGAAAACGGCCTATACGACTGTCGGGGGCGCACCGCATCTCGACGGAGATTATACCGTATTCGGGGAGGTGGTTGAAGGGCTCGATGTCTTAGATCTTATAGAGGCGGTACCGACTCAAGACGGAGATAGACCCGAGCATGACATAAAAATGAGCATGAAAGTGCTGGATTGA